ttctcatatcctttcacaaagcaattcattggccccaccccgccaatgactgtggccgacaaccatctctatttaatattacaaactttactaaacattttatttttaagctaacagagcttgtggttgatacgactatcaaccaccgtcgcctcaaagtccaggtcagcaatgcgggtggttttgggtgcaggtgacctcgttcctctcaggcagaccaaggctgacctcaggagggagaaggacagcctgcatctcatccaggccaccacactgcttcttggctgttgtttcttatccgccagtgtttcggcgagtcttgcgtagaagctctgcgcccttggtcccatccctcctgccgtcgtgaatactaccggggtgaaggagccctggtccacattctgtattctttcttcatatgctctgttcttctcttgttcgtttcttctgtgggctgcatcaagggtcaggtctctgtggcaatgggccatgggatcaaagatccttatatcaaaatatgccctttgtccacgagtccaaaaccctctggcgctaacatccactcgtgcttcgttcgaaacattagcggtgcgtctggcgaggtgttcgccttgcagagggagcagcatgggttccacagtcacgtcgtggcagacttctttcagcatctgagctgttacgtctcttacttcatcatgtctcatgcagacgaaacctcctctcttgcatgtcatggcatgattttggttgaatggtgagccacagttacacatgtttgggagcccatccactggccagccatacctgaaggcaagggcatcagtaaattcttttttgtttaagttgaagccttttgccctgataggtagtgtggttagccagtttgaagcgcccacttcctgtgcaatatctgtcctcctccttgtgccttctgggagttctctcattaggtcactcagagtgtctctgtttttcttctctgtttttggagatttcattccttagtgacctaatatcttgagggttgtcttctcccctttcattttgattggtaatatatccggtcaaggaggctgtgattctgattgagttcccgaattcagactcagccagattttgcgggttggtgatgccgagcccacccattcttggcggcaactccagcaatcttctctcctggtcactgggacatctcccatttgctatcgccggtatgaaggtgtttctgatagcatcttccagaggttttagtaacggagcaacatcaggaactgtcctcatgaggtagttccatttatgcttgacaccgtacgtaaatgctgcgtaggctgcctgcggttctgttttggcgatctcgctcagtctctgcagttcggactcccagcgctttacagccgttttcacatattcggttctgtattcagctgttccaatggctgccccgaggtgtctttctccagtcactgacagtttcacgttactgccctggaatgctgttttggcccgatcgtatgcctctggttttacaatcaccacagacttcgtggctactactactactactgctactactactaagtaaTACTATACtaagtattactactactactactactaagtaatACTAtactaagtactactactactctactactactactactactactactactactactactactactactattaccactactactattaccactactactattaccactactaggtactactactactactactactactactattattactactaccacaactgctATATTAgtatattattactatcattcttgttattactattaatattacttccactattattattattattattattattattattattattattattattattattattattattgttattattattattattattattattattattattattattattattatgattattattattattattttattattattattattataattatttattactattattattaatattattataatcgttattattattactatcactacaATAGTTATTGCTGAATATCATTGATACTATAACGGCTACTGctactattgttattttttgttttattataattATGACTGTCACTGTCCTTGCTACTAATTATTACTTttctcaaattttttttttcttttttttacttaaacaACATGTTCACAGTGCCACCCGGCGCGGCTAGACTTAATCTTGTATCTTActgctttctttccattctcttctctgacTCTTCTTTCATTAATCTTATGTCCCATCTCTATGAGACACTCATTTATGATGATGAACACAGACATGCCAGTTCAAATAACATAAGTGTGGAGATAATCAATCAACTACACGGCCACATGGACTTCGAATCAATATCAAATTAGCATGACCTTGTTACCTATAATAACCTCATTAAGACTCAACAGACACATAATTTTAACATAATGCACATAAACTCGAGATCATTAACAAAAAATTTCGATAATATACAACTACTCCTCAGATCTTTACACATACAACCTGATATCTTGGCAGTCACTGAATCCTGGCTTACAGGCAATAATAAACACCTACACCAACTTACAGGATACCACTCATACCATTTAACCAGAAATACGCGCAAACAGGGAGGAGTATCAATATTTGTGTTCAATCTAATACATTCTCAGGAAATCAAAGACTTGACAATAGTAAATGAAGATATAGAAATAAACACAATTAGGATAAAAACAAACTCATTCGGTTTCCTTCTATGCACAATTTACAGACCTAACAGTAAACACATTGCAGTTGATGAGTTCTCACACATATTGCACGAACTTTtacgagagaaagcaaaaaataataaaatagtgcTGATTGGAGATTTTAGCATTAATTTACTTGAACATACCTCTCACATACCAACAAATaactttcttacaaatatacaactATTAAACTTCACTCCACTCATTGCTAGACCTACCAGATTTCCTGACAGCTCATCTCTACTTCTAAGTATTGTCTGCTCAGGGTCTGACATTTCCTTGTCAAACAATATTGACACGGAGCTCAAATTTGTAACCACAGGCCTATTGACAAACTCTCTGAATGTACAAAAAGCACATTAACGGACATTTGCAGGTAATAAACAATGTAATGCCCATTGCAGTGATGGTATATGCAGTCACAGCACCCTAAGATATATCTCTGTTAACTACCATGGTATACATATTGAAATCAgtcattttttttacgtcttcacctgtggcgccggtaggcttgtttggaggggcctgatggtatggcccagcccgttgtggcgcaggcaagtgtttatagtggcgccatcttgcattggctcatgttgccccccggagctcatctttaatcctagaatctagagtccgggttgataggtggtcttctggacagcttatattacaaccaagaaaaaCTATATACCTATTTCAACGTAAAGTTATTATTTCATATTAATATGCAGTAATCATACTGTATATTttgtactaataaaaaaaatcaaaacatacGTGTTTTTAGTTTAGAAGTAACTAGCAACACAGTGTAACACacagtaaattagtagaagacttgagagattgataaactttctgtacactaccatttctagtagtatctaggatcaccacaagaacgagaaaactggcaaattctaacatATCAAAACCAAGATGTTTCCACCAAGCAAAgctaaattataagtaacaaattactagaagtatttgctctccataaaggagatgacagttgggcagtaaacaaagttgtaaacatgagggttacggtatgtctttaaattgtggtaccagtgtccagtaattaatgaggattaatcacatttacaatttctaaataatcggccgattaatcggtattCGGTAATCGGTcaaattgcttatcggtgcaaccctaatatatatatatatatatatatatatatatatatatatatatatatatatatatatatatatatatatatatatatatatatatatatatatatatatatgggggggctccactcacacagctcttctggacagagtggaggcaaaggctcttcgtctcatcagctctcctcctcatactgatagtcttctacctcttaaattccgccgcaatgttgcctctctttctatcttctatcgatatttccacgctgactgctcttctgaacttgctaactgcatgcctccccccctcccgcggccccgctgcactcgactttctactcatgctcatccctatactgtccataagccttctgaggattgaggccagagagggcatagaaaacatcattttgaagaatctttataacaggcataaaggagtcagaggggggatgagtaggaggaatatgcccagaatcgtccagagtggagtttttagaaaaagtttgagagaagagttcagccttagagatagatgagacggcagtgttgccgtcaggactgaggagtggagggaaagatgaagaagtgaagttggattagatgtttttggctagatgccagaagtcacgggaagagttagagaaaggaaggttttgacattttctattaatgaaagaatttttggttagtcggagaatagatttggcacgatttcgggcagaaatgtaaagttcataattagcattagtttgaaggctctggtaccttttgtgagctacctctatcattgacagcacgagaacaagcgtgattaaaccaaggcttttttgcgtgaggagtagagaaagaacgaggaatgtatgcctccattccagagacaatcacctctgtgatgcgctgagcacacacagaggggtctctatcctggaagcaataatcaattaatcattccacgggaaatcggaaaagtacatcctcaggttgtcccaccgagctgaagcaaaatgccagaagcatcgcctcttcatatatatatatatatatatatatatatatatatatatatatatatatatatatatatatatatatatatatatatatatatatatatatatatatatatatatatatatatatatatatatatatatatatatatatatatatatatatatatatatatatatatatatatatatatatatatatatatatatatatatatatatatatatatatatatatatatatatatatatatatatatatatatatatatatatatatatatatatatatatatatatatatatatatatatatatatatatatatatatgcataaaatCATCTGTTTCTACAAAGTGAACGTCAACCACTTTTCCTAGAGGGACATAACAATGTCTACATATGTATTCAAGGgaactatctttttttcttttaacagtCCTCACTAGCAAAGTCCATGGCattctcgttcctcttccttctcttcatattcccttccaccattttcactgttttcattccttctccaaTTGTTCCTCCAGGCAGCGCACGATGAGCGGAGCGCCTTCTCCCTGCTTGATGCCTTCGAAATCTCCTCCAAAGTATGCAGAGATCCGGCCTGGCCGCAGGTGGCCCCGCAGTACTTCGGGCTCGTCACACAGCTGCCTGTAAATGGCTATCAGTGCCTCTGTGCAAAACCGAGCCTCCTCCTGGCTGGTGACCTGCTGATCTTCTGCCTGCTCCTGGAGCCAGCTAAGGAAAGCGTTCTTGAAGCAGAATCCGTTTGGAACGATGATTTTCCACGCCCGATCAACGAACCAGGTGCAGAGGTGCTTCATGTGCTGTGGCATCCACGGCTCGGTCTTGAGGCAGGAAAGCAGAACCTTTCCCATTACCATGACACGTCGTCTGATGGGGGACAATTTTTTCAGCACCGTTGCCTCTGTCAAGGCAAAACTGCAACGCCAATAGCCGTCAGCTGTGTTGCTGACGTGGAATGTCTTGGCAGTGTCCTTGATGAGCTTTGGTTTTGATATTTTCTCGTGCCACGGCAGCTCCAGCACCGGCACGAGATCCACACCGACCAGGAGGAGGGGATATTCCTTCCCCTGCCAGGCCAGGGTGAGGGCAGCGCCCACCTGCGTGCTGCTCAGGCCGGGCGGCACGAAGCTCAGCCTTTCATCCTGCAGTGTGTACTTCGCGAGGCACTTGTGTAACAGAAGGAACAGGTTATACATCAGCTTGTTTCCCTGGAGACCGGGCGCGTCGGCCACAATGGacatcttataatttcccttggcTGGCGCCAGTCCCTTTGGGGTCTCTTCCACCTCGACCTTGACGTTCTTCGGCGTAATCAGAAGGTTGACGTCCATTTCGTCGGGGCAGTATATTTTTGACCCATCTTCTGAGCTGCCCACCAGCCTTAGCTTGCCGTTGTACAGACTGTCTTCCTGCGCAATCTTCTCTATAATGGAATGCAGCTCCT
This DNA window, taken from Eriocheir sinensis breed Jianghai 21 chromosome 53, ASM2467909v1, whole genome shotgun sequence, encodes the following:
- the LOC126983153 gene encoding uncharacterized protein LOC126983153 codes for the protein MAELLVRHLGSSIYADVRLLSGAMPEAERRRLGQYQYQRELVMLEDLVIRQKSERGKEAARLALQLQEKLHDSHVAGRRYEGLPRAAGRSVLQLSVRKGLVQLTYLVVQVGRLPVDVTLDDICGTTALHEAASHGKDSCVALLLGVGADPLRRDRYDQTPRLLAAMFGHKSTEQLLALHEPRDPPCRAGTTAEQANHNYDAYLRRYEKLGSEKRESLTPIDRHYPERVTCRLMEAIGVQELWERAGDALVDFSRGEAREVKDAVMKELHSIIEKIAQEDSLYNGKLRLVGSSEDGSKIYCPDEMDVNLLITPKNVKVEVEETPKGLAPAKGNYKMSIVADAPGLQGNKLMYNLFLLLHKCLAKYTLQDERLSFVPPGLSSTQVGAALTLAWQGKEYPLLLVGVDLVPVLELPWHEKISKPKLIKDTAKTFHVSNTADGYWRCSFALTEATVLKKLSPIRRRVMVMGKVLLSCLKTEPWMPQHMKHLCTWFVDRAWKIIVPNGFCFKNAFLSWLQEQAEDQQVTSQEEARFCTEALIAIYRQLCDEPEVLRGHLRPGRISAYFGGDFEGIKQGEGAPLIVRCLEEQLEKE